One segment of Triticum aestivum cultivar Chinese Spring chromosome 2A, IWGSC CS RefSeq v2.1, whole genome shotgun sequence DNA contains the following:
- the LOC123188473 gene encoding ubiquinol-cytochrome-c reductase complex assembly factor 1, with protein MSVARRVSLWLDPARRVRGHKPSLDSPHPPHRTAPPAGFQAQPEKQAMSRWRTVASRLSAPHLLSRAFSKPPPLLPQPLSRTFSKAAATSHSPSAASSAGPRPEVRLNSMFLSKPSSLALPPDSPLRAEDPHYEGIKRLMLTLLLFYSKQSKSIRGANTVYHRITSHVDKPDIYEVFQLEKTFKTTFSLLVLHMWLVLRRLKEEGKDGVKFGQYIYETYNHDVELRVSKAGVNLLLTKWMKELEKIFYGNIVKYDTAISPEASQDDLVNVIWRNVYADEGSEPMDAAATPAVQALARYTRREATCLSLTDKEAVFSGNFKFTTVLPTVPSPVKRRR; from the exons ATGTCGGTGGCCAGAAGGGTATCTCTGTGGCTGGACCCCGCGCGGCGTGTCCGCGGCCATAAACCATCTCTCGATTCTCCTCACCCACCGCACCGCACCGCCCCGCCCGCCGGCTTCCAAGCGCAACCAGAAAAGCAAGCCATGTCGCGGTGGCGCACCGTCGCATCCCGCCTCTCCGCCCCCCACCTCCTCTCCAGGGCCTTCTCCAAGCCTCCGCCGCTTCTTCCCCAGCCTCTGTCTAGGACCTTCTCCAAGGCCGCCGCCACGTCGCACAGCCCTAGCGCGGCCTCCTCTGCCGGCCCGAGGCCCGAG GTCCGACTGAATTCTATGTTCCTGTCCAAGCCTTCTTCACTGGCACTGCCTCCTGATTCTCCTCTTAGAGCAGAAGATCCACACTATGAGGGAATTAAGCGCTTGATGCTCACACTGCTGCTGTTCTACAGTAAGCAAAGCAAGTCCATCAGAGGAGCAAACACTGTTTATCACCGCATCACTTCTCATGTTGACAAGCCTGATATCTATGAAG TGTTTCAGTTGGAGAAAACATTTAAAACAACATTTTCATTGCTTGTTCTCCATATGTGGCTCGTTCTACGTCGCTTGAAGGAAGAAGGAAAGGACGGTGTTAAATTTGGACAGTACATCTATGAAACTTACAATCATGATGTGGAGCTCAGAGTTTCTAAGGCTGGG GTCAACTTGCTATTGACAAAATGGATGAAAGAGCTAGAAAAAATATTCTATGGGAACATTGTGAAATATGATACTGCAATAAGCCCAGAAGCAAGCCAGGATGATCTTGTAAATGTCATCTGGAG GAATGTGTACGCTGACGAAGGTTCAGAGCCTATGGACGCAGCTGCTACCCCTGCTGTCCAG GCATTGGCAAGATATACTCGGAGGGAGGCAACTTGCCTATCATTGACAG ATAAAGAAGCTGTGTTCTCTGGCAACTTCAAGTTTACGACCGTTTTGCCAACCGTCCCCAGCCCAGTGAAGCGACGTCGATGA